One Sphingobium sp. CAP-1 genomic region harbors:
- a CDS encoding Lrp/AsnC family transcriptional regulator, protein MAGPNIDDIDLQILGELQQDGRMTNVELARKVGLTAPPCLRRVRALEEAGAITSYHAVVDPGMLGYTITVFAMVSLKSQAEADLKAFQDHVAGLPEVRECHMLNGEIDFILKVVAKDLQSFQQFLTSRLTPAPNVVSVKTSLTIRTSKNLPGVPLPV, encoded by the coding sequence ATGGCCGGCCCGAATATAGACGACATCGACCTGCAAATTCTGGGAGAGTTGCAGCAGGATGGCAGGATGACCAATGTGGAACTGGCGCGCAAAGTGGGCCTGACGGCGCCGCCATGCCTGCGCCGCGTCCGCGCGCTGGAGGAAGCCGGCGCGATCACCTCCTACCATGCAGTCGTTGATCCGGGTATGCTGGGTTACACCATCACGGTTTTCGCGATGGTCAGCCTCAAGAGCCAGGCCGAAGCCGACCTTAAGGCGTTTCAGGATCATGTCGCCGGCCTGCCCGAAGTGCGCGAGTGCCACATGCTGAACGGCGAAATCGACTTCATCCTGAAGGTGGTGGCAAAGGATCTGCAAAGCTTCCAGCAGTTCCTGACATCCAGGCTGACGCCCGCCCCCAATGTGGTGAGCGTCAAGACATCGCTCACCATCCGCACGTCGAAAAATCTGCCGGGCGTTCCGCTGCCGGTCTGA
- a CDS encoding glycosyltransferase: MLWVWIGLQALTLLGVVNYWRNLPTDRKIEAPDGAVVILSVRDDWDGGTALIVRLKAQSAPFRLLIATSGNCPAAEALAAREGAWVQIVAAGVAQDEGQKVHKLRAALRSLRPEDKWLVFIDADIEPPARLVGRLLFPLVRGKADIATGYRLLLPGAGATAALVGAVEMQLATLPRFASATMPWGGAMALSRDVADRLDLDRVLAGRLSDDMAIGLAGWRAKRRLRPVRDLLVASPLEGKAADLLGFGVRQYRHIVTNSVGMWALATGVVAIQSAAWGWALVWGGWPAVAVGYGAAWGRALVRLRIIAGVLEAAQAARAQRSLIWDMVAPFAVTWAHLAVQVMAAMSNRIVWGGWDYRVRRGRVVGMTRRA, from the coding sequence ATGCTATGGGTTTGGATCGGCCTTCAGGCGCTGACATTGCTGGGCGTCGTCAATTATTGGCGGAATCTGCCGACCGATCGCAAGATCGAAGCGCCCGACGGCGCGGTCGTCATCCTGAGCGTGCGGGACGACTGGGATGGCGGCACGGCCCTGATCGTCCGGCTGAAGGCGCAGAGTGCGCCTTTCCGCCTGCTGATCGCGACATCGGGCAACTGTCCTGCGGCGGAGGCGCTGGCGGCGCGGGAAGGCGCGTGGGTGCAGATCGTCGCGGCCGGGGTGGCGCAGGATGAGGGGCAGAAGGTCCACAAGCTGCGCGCGGCGCTGCGGTCGTTGCGGCCGGAGGACAAATGGCTGGTCTTTATCGACGCCGATATAGAGCCGCCCGCGCGGCTGGTCGGGCGGCTGCTGTTCCCGCTGGTGCGGGGTAAGGCGGACATCGCGACCGGATACCGGCTGTTGCTGCCCGGAGCCGGCGCGACGGCGGCGCTGGTCGGCGCGGTGGAAATGCAGTTGGCGACCTTGCCGCGCTTCGCCAGCGCGACCATGCCCTGGGGCGGAGCGATGGCGCTGTCGCGGGATGTGGCGGATCGGCTCGATCTTGACCGCGTGCTGGCGGGGCGGCTGTCCGATGATATGGCGATTGGCTTGGCCGGATGGCGGGCGAAGCGGCGGCTGCGGCCGGTGCGCGACCTGCTGGTGGCCAGTCCGCTGGAGGGGAAGGCGGCCGATCTGCTGGGTTTCGGTGTGCGACAATATCGCCATATCGTTACCAATAGCGTCGGCATGTGGGCGCTGGCGACGGGTGTCGTCGCGATCCAGTCGGCGGCATGGGGCTGGGCGCTGGTCTGGGGTGGTTGGCCGGCGGTTGCTGTTGGCTATGGCGCGGCGTGGGGCCGAGCGCTGGTGCGGTTGCGGATCATCGCCGGCGTGCTGGAAGCCGCGCAGGCGGCCAGGGCGCAGCGATCGCTGATCTGGGACATGGTCGCGCCCTTTGCCGTGACATGGGCGCATTTGGCGGTGCAGGTGATGGCGGCGATGTCCAACCGCATCGTCTGGGGCGGCTGGGACTATCGGGTCAGGCGCGGCCGGGTGGTGGGGATGACGCGCCGCGCTTAA
- the gyrA gene encoding DNA gyrase subunit A, whose amino-acid sequence MTDETALADPSDISPISIVEEMKASYLDYAMSVIVARALPDVRDGLKPVHRRILFSAQESGFVYNRPYRKSARLVGEVMGKYHPHGDSSIYDALARMTQDWSMRVPLIDGQGNFGSMDPDPPAAMRYTEARLAKVATALLDDLDKDTVDFQPNYDASESEPQVLPARFPNLLVNGAGGIAVGMATNIPPHNLGEVLRACLAYIDNPGITTDELIQIVPGPDFPTAPLILGQSGARSAYHTGRGSIMMRSRHEVEEGRGDRRSIVLTAIPYQVGKNSLVEKIAEAAKDKRIEGISDIRDESSREGVRIVMDLKRDATPDVVLNQLWRNTPAQSSFPANMLAIRGGRPELLGLREIIEAFVKFREEVITRRTKFELNKARDRAHILLGLVVAVSNLDEVVKIIRGSSSPAEARETLLAKEWPVGEIAPYLRLVEAIETEVSGDIYKLSDIQVRAILDLRLHRLTALGRDEIGKELAELAQAIAAYLAILGDRRKLYAVMREELEAIESEFATPRLSEITAAADGIEDEDLIEREEMVVTVTVQGYIKRTPLESFRAQARGGKGRSGMATKDEDAVTELFVTSTHTPVLFFSTAGKVYRLKVWRLPEGGPATRGRPMVNLLPLGPGETIQTVLPLPEDEESWKDLHVMFATATGTVRRNSMDAFANVPSNGKLAMRFDEGSEDRLIGVALLSEEDDVLLATRQGKAIRFAATDVREFQSRTATGVRGMTLKDDDEVISLSVLHRSGANQEQREEYLRFAPWKPEKEGEMADQAMFALMKEREQFILTVCANGYGKLSSAYDYRRTGRGGQGITNIDNIARNGRVVASFSATQGDQLMLVTDQAKLIRMGLDSLRVIGRNSAGVRLFNVADDEHVVSAARIEESDEDGEADSSEA is encoded by the coding sequence TTGACCGACGAGACTGCCCTCGCCGACCCTTCGGATATCAGCCCCATCTCCATCGTCGAGGAGATGAAGGCGAGCTATCTCGATTACGCCATGTCGGTCATCGTCGCCCGCGCCCTGCCGGACGTGCGTGACGGGTTGAAGCCGGTCCATCGCCGCATTCTCTTCTCGGCCCAGGAATCGGGCTTCGTCTACAACCGCCCCTATCGCAAGTCGGCCCGTCTGGTCGGTGAAGTGATGGGTAAATATCACCCGCATGGCGACAGTTCGATCTACGACGCCTTGGCGCGCATGACCCAGGACTGGTCGATGCGCGTGCCGCTGATCGACGGTCAGGGGAATTTCGGTTCGATGGACCCCGATCCGCCAGCCGCTATGCGCTATACCGAAGCGCGCCTTGCCAAGGTGGCGACCGCGCTGCTGGACGATCTCGACAAGGACACGGTCGATTTCCAGCCCAATTATGATGCGTCGGAAAGCGAACCGCAGGTGCTGCCGGCCCGCTTCCCCAACCTGCTGGTCAACGGCGCGGGCGGCATCGCGGTCGGCATGGCGACCAATATTCCGCCGCATAATCTTGGCGAAGTGCTGCGCGCCTGCCTCGCCTATATCGACAATCCCGGCATCACCACCGACGAACTGATCCAGATCGTCCCCGGTCCCGATTTCCCGACCGCGCCGCTCATTCTCGGCCAGTCGGGCGCGCGTAGCGCCTATCATACCGGCCGCGGCTCGATCATGATGCGGTCGCGCCATGAGGTGGAGGAAGGGCGCGGCGACCGCCGCTCGATCGTCCTGACCGCCATCCCCTATCAGGTCGGCAAGAACAGCCTGGTCGAAAAGATCGCCGAAGCCGCCAAGGATAAGCGGATCGAGGGCATCAGCGACATTCGCGACGAATCGAGCCGCGAAGGCGTGCGGATCGTCATGGATCTGAAGCGCGACGCCACGCCCGATGTCGTGCTGAACCAGTTGTGGCGCAACACCCCGGCCCAGTCGAGCTTCCCCGCCAACATGCTGGCGATCCGTGGCGGCCGCCCGGAATTGCTGGGCCTGCGCGAAATTATCGAGGCGTTCGTCAAGTTCCGCGAAGAGGTCATTACCCGCCGCACCAAGTTCGAACTGAACAAGGCGCGCGACCGGGCGCATATCTTGCTCGGCCTGGTGGTCGCGGTCAGCAACCTCGACGAGGTGGTGAAGATCATCCGTGGCTCGTCCAGCCCGGCCGAGGCGCGCGAAACCCTGCTCGCCAAGGAATGGCCTGTCGGCGAAATCGCGCCCTATCTGCGTCTGGTCGAAGCGATCGAGACGGAAGTCAGCGGCGACATTTACAAGCTGTCGGACATTCAGGTCCGCGCCATCCTTGACCTGCGCCTGCACCGCCTGACCGCGCTCGGCCGCGATGAGATCGGCAAGGAACTGGCCGAACTGGCGCAAGCCATCGCCGCATATCTCGCCATCCTGGGCGACAGGCGCAAGCTCTACGCCGTCATGCGCGAAGAACTGGAGGCGATCGAGAGCGAATTTGCGACGCCGCGCCTGTCCGAAATCACCGCCGCCGCCGACGGGATCGAGGATGAGGATCTGATCGAGCGCGAGGAGATGGTCGTCACCGTCACGGTGCAGGGCTATATCAAGCGCACCCCGCTCGAAAGCTTCCGCGCCCAGGCGCGCGGTGGCAAGGGCCGGTCGGGCATGGCGACCAAGGATGAGGACGCCGTCACCGAATTGTTCGTGACTTCGACCCATACGCCGGTGCTGTTCTTCTCGACCGCTGGCAAGGTCTATCGCCTGAAAGTGTGGCGCCTGCCCGAAGGCGGCCCGGCGACGCGCGGCCGGCCGATGGTCAACCTGCTGCCGCTCGGCCCCGGCGAAACGATCCAGACCGTGCTGCCGCTGCCGGAGGATGAGGAGAGCTGGAAGGATCTCCACGTCATGTTCGCGACGGCGACCGGCACGGTTCGCCGCAACAGCATGGACGCCTTCGCCAATGTGCCCAGCAACGGCAAGCTGGCGATGCGCTTCGATGAAGGCAGCGAAGATCGGCTGATCGGCGTCGCGCTGCTGAGCGAAGAGGATGACGTGCTGCTCGCCACCCGTCAGGGCAAGGCGATCCGCTTCGCCGCGACCGATGTGCGCGAATTCCAGAGCCGCACCGCGACCGGCGTGCGCGGCATGACGCTGAAGGACGATGACGAGGTCATCTCGCTGTCGGTGCTGCACCGTTCCGGCGCCAATCAGGAACAGCGCGAGGAATATCTGCGCTTCGCCCCCTGGAAGCCGGAAAAGGAAGGCGAAATGGCCGATCAGGCGATGTTCGCGCTGATGAAGGAGCGCGAGCAGTTCATCCTGACCGTCTGCGCCAACGGCTATGGCAAATTGTCGTCCGCCTATGACTATCGCCGCACCGGACGCGGCGGTCAGGGCATCACCAATATCGACAATATCGCCCGCAACGGCCGGGTCGTCGCCAGCTTCTCCGCGACGCAGGGCGACCAGTTGATGCTCGTCACCGATCAGGCGAAGCTCATTCGCATGGGCCTCGACAGCCTGCGTGTCATCGGCCGCAATTCGGCGGGCGTGCGCCTGTTCAACGTCGCCGACGACGAACATGTGGTGAGCGCCGCCAGGATCGAGGAAAGCGACGAGGACGGCGAAGCGGACAGCAGCGAAGCATGA
- a CDS encoding lysophospholipid acyltransferase family protein, whose protein sequence is MLSNPFLFFLMRWLPTPIASWLGGWLSAHVARPRMTLRDARARANLAILRPDLPAAEREAMLTRRWVNIGRTMGELANIDRLVNDAHVTVIDPAAYQAVLDGPGPMIAFTCHLGNWDLLAAHIKWSTDRPGLGVYEDPHDPKIAAQLKKARSSYMGEAIGGEGAARGVLKHLTQKDRATLYILADERRDRQVWFPTFGRPIEPSGNLSIALRLARKVGAKFLPFYLIRTSGPHFELHWREPLDPATMSDADIVAALDAFLGDACIAHADQWLALHDMDLS, encoded by the coding sequence ATGCTCTCCAACCCCTTTCTCTTCTTCCTGATGCGCTGGCTCCCCACCCCGATCGCCTCCTGGCTCGGCGGCTGGCTGTCGGCGCATGTCGCCCGCCCGCGCATGACATTGCGCGACGCCCGCGCCCGCGCCAATCTCGCGATCCTGCGGCCCGATCTGCCAGCGGCGGAGCGAGAGGCGATGCTGACCCGGCGCTGGGTCAATATCGGCCGCACCATGGGCGAACTGGCCAATATCGACCGGCTGGTGAACGACGCCCATGTGACCGTGATCGATCCCGCCGCTTATCAGGCCGTGCTGGACGGCCCCGGCCCGATGATCGCCTTCACCTGTCACCTCGGCAACTGGGACTTGCTGGCCGCCCATATCAAATGGTCGACCGACCGGCCGGGGCTGGGCGTCTATGAAGACCCGCATGACCCGAAGATCGCGGCCCAGCTCAAGAAAGCCCGCTCCAGCTATATGGGCGAGGCGATCGGTGGCGAGGGCGCCGCGCGCGGCGTGCTGAAGCATCTGACCCAGAAGGACCGCGCCACCCTCTATATATTGGCGGACGAACGGCGCGACCGGCAGGTCTGGTTCCCGACCTTCGGCCGGCCGATCGAACCGTCGGGCAATCTGTCGATCGCGCTGCGGCTGGCACGCAAGGTCGGGGCGAAATTCCTGCCCTTCTACCTGATCCGCACCAGCGGCCCGCATTTCGAACTCCACTGGCGCGAACCGCTCGATCCCGCGACGATGAGCGACGCGGACATCGTCGCCGCGCTCGACGCCTTTCTGGGCGACGCCTGCATCGCCCATGCCGACCAGTGGCTGGCGCTGCACGATATGGACCTGAGCTGA
- a CDS encoding DUF952 domain-containing protein, translating to MSDLFAYKVLTADQYAQLKADGLFKGAPIDLTDGYIHMSTRDQAAETVAKHFAGQDRLVMLMIDLAPFGDAIKWEESRGGALFPHLYGDLPISAVAGKVVLRIGDDGQHLFPAGF from the coding sequence ATGAGCGACCTGTTCGCCTATAAGGTGCTGACCGCCGATCAATATGCACAGTTAAAGGCCGACGGCCTGTTCAAGGGCGCGCCGATCGACCTGACCGATGGCTATATCCACATGTCGACCCGCGATCAGGCGGCGGAGACGGTGGCAAAGCATTTTGCGGGACAGGACCGGCTGGTCATGCTGATGATCGACCTCGCCCCGTTCGGCGACGCGATCAAATGGGAAGAGTCGCGCGGCGGCGCCCTCTTCCCGCATCTATACGGCGACCTGCCGATCAGCGCGGTCGCGGGCAAGGTCGTACTGCGCATCGGCGACGACGGCCAGCACCTGTTCCCGGCGGGGTTTTAA